The following coding sequences are from one Gemmatimonadales bacterium window:
- a CDS encoding glycoside hydrolase family 16 protein: MAHPARLIPLAASLAAVAGCSPRAPVRAPHAAPAGAPIPAPPRSGYRLVWREEFDGAALDSSRWTVYAGPRRDARNTADALSLADGLLTITTYTEDGTPWTGFLDTAGKGQWTYGWFEARVRFESSPGEWGAFWMTAPGMGVPVGDPASGGAEIDVVEHRATDTAGADISNGYVANVHWDGYGPDHKHAGGAGAPPAGAAPLQGGWHTYALEWTPAHYAFFLDGVRQWETWSGVSHRPEFIRLTCEVQDGSWAGRIPAGGYGARGASGTRMAVDYVRVWQR; this comes from the coding sequence GTGGCTCATCCGGCCCGGCTGATTCCGCTGGCGGCGTCCCTCGCCGCCGTCGCGGGATGCAGCCCCCGCGCGCCGGTGCGCGCGCCGCACGCGGCGCCCGCCGGGGCTCCGATTCCCGCTCCGCCGCGGTCCGGATACCGCCTGGTGTGGAGGGAGGAGTTCGACGGCGCCGCGCTCGACAGCTCGCGCTGGACGGTCTACGCGGGCCCCCGGCGAGACGCTCGCAACACGGCGGACGCGCTGTCGCTGGCGGACGGCCTGCTGACCATCACCACCTACACCGAGGACGGCACCCCCTGGACCGGCTTCCTCGACACGGCCGGGAAGGGGCAGTGGACCTACGGCTGGTTCGAGGCACGGGTGCGCTTCGAGTCGTCGCCCGGAGAGTGGGGCGCGTTCTGGATGACCGCGCCCGGGATGGGCGTGCCGGTCGGCGACCCGGCGTCCGGCGGCGCCGAGATCGACGTCGTCGAGCACCGCGCCACCGACACCGCGGGCGCGGACATCTCGAACGGCTACGTGGCCAACGTGCACTGGGACGGCTACGGGCCCGACCACAAGCACGCGGGGGGCGCGGGCGCTCCGCCCGCCGGAGCCGCCCCGCTCCAGGGCGGGTGGCACACCTACGCGCTGGAGTGGACGCCGGCGCACTACGCGTTCTTCCTCGACGGCGTGCGGCAGTGGGAGACCTGGTCGGGCGTGTCGCACCGGCCGGAGTTCATCAGGCTGACCTGCGAGGTGCAGGACGGCTCGTGGGCCGG
- a CDS encoding HEAT repeat domain-containing protein, which yields MFNHEIFAVSFGRSLELTRTGAPVAERKAALSAVFALTSIASAMVRVYQDMLTVDDVGIPDSLPFVPGVIERIRDHGVAEIAIAKGATPVELLALIRGLASDPAAGGAQRIKMRLRDAHSTAIMVIPLQTEETDETRRGQSVTQAFEAEAIEQAAARLPPPTAGAAPPPAAPKGPAYDLPAVAHAIDAGFKRGSGERRPTPEAVPGPGTPGVTAPASQGPAQDEQVPGFRTAGERSLAPPGSFDPSGALPDLGLPVGPPKKPLAMALAEVAREPYAANILDRLTDLFLSIQDALEQNEVDAAVHALAAMIAWEPEAPVGSAQNSYRIVLQRILTREHLAQVAPFVSDPRLGPEAIKVMQRGGAEAAVVLLGRLAAADELKERRAVVTALRGIPEGLEQVVHMLESSQWFVVRNIAEAMGIQRVEEAVPNLVRCLTHGDPRVRRAAAIALAKIGTPSTVEPLRHVLKEGDKELRALIAASIGGHSSRALAMPLVAFADQEEELDVLREYYRALGRIGTAEAVQALVKAAEPGGRLLSRRPSANRVAAVEGLRLAGGTAAAAALNNLARDGDKAVREAVLHALEELKARAASVGS from the coding sequence ATGTTCAACCACGAGATCTTCGCCGTCTCCTTCGGACGCTCGCTCGAGCTGACGCGGACCGGCGCGCCGGTCGCGGAGCGGAAGGCGGCGTTGAGCGCCGTGTTCGCGCTCACGTCCATCGCATCCGCCATGGTGCGCGTGTACCAGGACATGCTCACCGTGGACGACGTGGGCATCCCCGACTCGCTGCCGTTCGTGCCGGGCGTGATCGAGCGGATCCGTGACCACGGGGTCGCGGAGATCGCGATCGCCAAGGGCGCGACGCCCGTGGAGCTGCTCGCCCTGATCCGCGGCCTCGCCTCGGACCCCGCGGCCGGCGGCGCGCAGCGCATCAAGATGCGGCTGCGCGACGCGCATTCGACCGCGATCATGGTCATTCCGCTGCAGACGGAGGAGACGGACGAGACCCGCCGCGGCCAGAGCGTCACGCAGGCGTTCGAGGCCGAGGCCATCGAGCAGGCCGCCGCGAGGCTGCCGCCGCCGACCGCGGGCGCGGCGCCGCCCCCGGCGGCGCCGAAGGGGCCGGCGTACGACCTGCCGGCCGTCGCCCACGCCATCGACGCCGGCTTCAAGCGGGGCTCGGGCGAGCGGCGGCCCACGCCCGAAGCCGTGCCGGGCCCGGGCACGCCGGGCGTCACCGCCCCGGCGTCGCAGGGTCCCGCCCAGGACGAGCAGGTGCCGGGCTTTCGGACCGCCGGGGAGCGGTCCCTGGCCCCACCTGGGTCGTTCGACCCGTCGGGTGCGCTGCCCGACCTCGGCCTGCCCGTGGGCCCGCCGAAGAAGCCCCTGGCCATGGCGCTGGCCGAGGTCGCCCGCGAGCCCTATGCCGCGAACATCCTCGACCGGCTGACCGACCTGTTCCTCAGCATCCAGGACGCGCTGGAGCAGAACGAGGTCGATGCCGCCGTGCACGCGCTGGCGGCGATGATCGCCTGGGAGCCCGAGGCGCCCGTGGGGAGCGCCCAGAACAGCTACCGGATCGTGCTGCAGCGCATCCTGACCCGCGAGCACCTGGCGCAGGTCGCGCCGTTCGTCAGCGACCCGCGGCTCGGGCCCGAGGCGATCAAGGTGATGCAGCGCGGCGGCGCCGAGGCGGCCGTGGTGCTCCTGGGCCGCCTAGCGGCGGCGGACGAGCTGAAGGAGCGCCGGGCCGTGGTCACGGCGCTGCGGGGGATCCCGGAGGGCCTCGAGCAGGTCGTCCACATGCTCGAGAGCTCGCAGTGGTTCGTCGTCCGCAACATCGCCGAGGCGATGGGCATCCAGCGGGTCGAGGAGGCGGTGCCCAACCTGGTCAGGTGCCTCACGCACGGTGACCCGCGGGTGCGCCGCGCGGCGGCCATCGCGCTCGCCAAGATCGGAACCCCGTCCACGGTGGAGCCGCTGCGCCACGTCCTCAAGGAAGGCGACAAGGAGCTGCGGGCCCTCATCGCCGCGAGCATCGGCGGGCATTCGTCCCGCGCGCTCGCGATGCCGCTGGTGGCATTCGCCGACCAGGAGGAGGAGCTCGACGTGCTGCGCGAGTACTATCGCGCGCTGGGGCGCATCGGCACGGCGGAGGCCGTGCAGGCCCTGGTCAAGGCGGCCGAGCCGGGCGGGCGGCTGCTGAGCCGGCGCCCGTCGGCCAACCGGGTCGCGGCCGTCGAGGGGCTGCGGCTGGCGGGCGGGACGGCCGCAGCCGCCGCGCTCAACAACCTCGCCCGCGACGGCGACAAGGCCGTCCGCGAGGCCGTGCTGCACGCCCTCGAGGAGCTCAAGGCCCGCGCGGCCTCGGTCGGCTCCTGA